The Silene latifolia isolate original U9 population chromosome 4, ASM4854445v1, whole genome shotgun sequence region AGTATTTCCTCTTCGGTCTCTGTCTCCTTTTTCTCAGGTTCCGCATAATTATTCAAAATCCCAAAATCTCGTCTATTTTCTTCAGGAAGGAAATCAGATAATTCCTTTTCAGCACATTGATGAAGTCCTTCAAGATTAGCCTCGGCTTCTCCTTGAATGTACTCGAAAAGTGCCTTCTTTCGATGTTGATCAGCGGGAATATAGTACCCATACGCGTAAGTCCATTTCAACACTTGCCTACACTCGATAATTTGCTCCCAAGCCGTTAGGATAAATTCAAACTGAGTTTCGGGTTTGTCCAAAATTTTACTCAGCTTctcgaatttaaccgttttcaattcTCTCATATCGGAGACAGCCTTTTCCCTCGATTTTTGGTTACCCGCCCATCGTTCATAATAATGAGTGTACTTCTCTACGTGGTGCTTAGCAAGTCGCCTTTTCGTCTCTTCTTCGTCATACTTCCCTTTCGCTTTTTCCTCTGAGTATCTATTACAAGCGTAATACCCGCCCGTAGTTTCTCCATGTTTCTTCCAATCGCCAAGACATAGCCAACAAAACTCGAATTTACAGGGTGGAGTACATGTCATATGCATACATCCATTGTTCTTTTCGATAGCCCGACTGCATTTCGGACACGGTTTAGAATTAGCTAGTATCCAAGCTGTATTTTCAGATTCAGAGCTGTTTTTCAAGATCCACTTAGAAACGGTTTCGCAATCAGCAGGTCGGTGAACCTCCTCGACACAATTCCAGCAGAACGCGTGTTCACACAAGCACTTGACGTCGTACACGTCATTGACCGAGTCAAACTCAACTGCGTTCTGACACCCGGGTGCAGGGCACCACTTGCTCTTCTTATTCTCCTCGATAAACGACCGGAGGAAAAATTGGTCGTATTTCTTCTTCTCATCAGGGCCTACAAGTTTGTCAACCATATCTCGACAAACCGAGGCAGTGCACTTTGGTTCGGGACACTTCAACGACAAACACCCGGGCCCATCTTGGATTGATATAGTAACGTAACTGTTTAAACAGGTCGCACAATAGTAGTGACCGCAATCAGAGGGGTAAAAGTGGAAATCATCAAGAGGAAAAAACTCGAAACAAATTCCACATAAGGTTTCCTCTTTTGTGTTAGGAAAAACCGTCTCAATGGTCGGTAAACCGGCCTCAGATCGAACCTTGGACTCGTCAGCGAACCAGTTGTCGAGCAACCTCGACACGTCCCACTTGTAATAGTAGAGAAGTCTACTAGCAGCAGCATGTGATATGAACAAAGTTGATGAAACATGAGAAATACCTTCTTCTTGACGATTTCGGATTTCCGACTCGGGTAAAACCGTGTAGGTTTTCTCAATCACTGACTCGGTTTTTTCTTCAAGGTCCATACAATCGTCATCGTTGTCGTCCGAGTCGTAGTCGTAGCCGTAATCATCATCGTTATAATCAT contains the following coding sequences:
- the LOC141653009 gene encoding putative E3 ubiquitin-protein ligase ARI5 yields the protein MQPQDDDDMSNSYEDDDDYNDDDYGYDYDSDDNDDDCMDLEEKTESVIEKTYTVLPESEIRNRQEEGISHVSSTLFISHAAASRLLYYYKWDVSRLLDNWFADESKVRSEAGLPTIETVFPNTKEETLCGICFEFFPLDDFHFYPSDCGHYYCATCLNSYVTISIQDGPGCLSLKCPEPKCTASVCRDMVDKLVGPDEKKKYDQFFLRSFIEENKKSKWCPAPGCQNAVEFDSVNDVYDVKCLCEHAFCWNCVEEVHRPADCETVSKWILKNSSESENTAWILANSKPCPKCSRAIEKNNGCMHMTCTPPCKFEFCWLCLGDWKKHGETTGGYYACNRYSEEKAKGKYDEEETKRRLAKHHVEKYTHYYERWAGNQKSREKAVSDMRELKTVKFEKLSKILDKPETQFEFILTAWEQIIECRQVLKWTYAYGYYIPADQHRKKALFEYIQGEAEANLEGLHQCAEKELSDFLPEENRRDFGILNNYAEPEKKETETEEEILKKEMERLEQFTKFQYKLTTLTKVTGSHFEKLVRDLEKGLSEFDMMENESGENTASSGLSRFDEAFDDLNKSEYWICDGCTFANPNTSDECEMCSLGQPFR